CGTCGCCGCCGAAGAGGAAGATCGCGCCGACGACCAGGCCGGCCACGACGAGCACCCCCAGCGCGATCCACAGCCACTTCAGGCCGCCGCTCTTGGGCTGCTTTTCGAACGCGCCCGCGCCGCCTGCCGGGGACGGCGGGCGCAACCGCATCGGGTCGCCGAAGGCCTGGGTCGGGTGGCCCTGCTGGTTGGGCTGACCGGGGTAGCCAGGCTGGTTCGGGTAACCGCCGTAGCCGGGCGGCGGGCCTTGCTGCGTTTGGCCGGGACCGGGCTGGCCCGGTTGGCCTGGTTGTCCTGGGTAGCCGTAGCCGGGCGGAGGGCCTTGCGGGGCTTGGCCGGGGTAGCCCTGCTGAGGCTGTCCCGGCTGGGGCTGGCCGGGCTGTGCTGGATAACCGGGCGGGGGCTGGTTGCCGTAACCGGCGGGGCCGCCGTAGCCGCCCTGGGCCGGGTATCCGCCCTGGCCGGGCTGGCCGGGTTGCGGAGCGCCCCAGCCGCCGGGAACGCCCTGGCCTCCGGGTGCGCCTGGCGCACCGACGCCGGGAGCGCCCTGCCCCGCGGCGCCGGGACCGCCCGGCTGCGAGCCCGGCCCGGCCGCGCCGGGTCCGCCGGGACCGCCCGCGCCAGGAGCGCCGGGTCCGCCGGAGCCAGGTCCTCCGTTGCTGTCCGGTCCTTGCTGCATGGCCGCCTCCGGAAGTCCGTTCGGCCGGGCGGGGCCCGGCGGGGTGTCCGACGTCGCGAGGGAGCCGAGCGCGACCCGGGCCGCGGCGATCATCGCGACGCAGTTCGGGTACCGGTCGTTCGGGTTTTTCGCCATGCCCTTGCGGATGACGTCGTCGACGGCGGCCGGGAGCGCGACCACGCTCGCCACCGACGGCGGTTCCCCGCCGAGGTGGCCCTTGATGACGGTGGGGACGTCGCCGCGGAACGGCGGGTTGCCGGTCAGGCACGCGAACAGGACGCAGGTGAGGGCGTACTGGTCGGTGCGGCCGTCGAGCGGTTCGCCGCGCAGGTGTTCCGGGGCGGCATAGGTGGGCGAGCCGAGGAAGTCGCCGCCGCGGGTGCGGTGGCCGGTGGCGCCGCGGCGGGTGAGGCCGAAGTCGGCGACGTAGACGTGCTCGCGGGAGGTCTCGCGGCTGGTGACGAGGACGTTGGCCGGTTTGACGTCGAGGTGCACGAGGCCGTGGTTGTGCAGCGTGTCGAGGGCGTCGGCGACCTGGTCGAGCAGGCTGAGCGCGCGTGCCGGGCTGATCGGGCCCGCGGACATGAGGCCGGCGAGGTCGCCACCGTCGACCATGCGCATGGCGATGTAGAGCATGCCTTCGAGTTCGCCGAAGTCGTACAGCGGGACGACGTTGGCGTGGTCGATCGCGGAGGTGTTGCGCGCCTCGTCGACGAACCGTTCGCGGAACTCGGCGTCGGCTCCCAGATGGTCGCCGATGACCTTCAGTGCCACTTTGCGGCCGAGCCGCGTGTCCGTGGCCTGGTAGGTCACGCTCATGCCGCCCTTGCCGAGCACCGAGTCGATGCGGTAGTGGCCCAGCTGGCGACCGGTGAGGTCCCCCGACACGTCGCCTGTCACGCAGCGCAGCTTAACGCGCCGGTATCCGCTGCCACTGCCGGTTCGCCCAACCGGTCAGCGGACCTGCCTCGCTAGACCTTGCGGACGTCCGCGGCCTGGCTTCGGCCGTCGCGGCCGGACTGGACTTCGAACTCCACTCGATCACCCTCGTCGAGAGTGCGGAATCCGTCGGCCTGGATGGCCGAATAGTGAACGAAGACGTCCGGACCTTCGGGGGATTCGATGAACCCGTAGCCCTTTTCCGAGTTGAACCACTTGACGGTGCCGACTGCCACGGCGCCCTCCCTCGGGACAAGAATCCGCTGTCCATCAGCGTGCGAAGTGGAGTTCACGCTACCGGAATCAGCGCTCCCGGCAATGGGGTAATCGGCAGATTCCCCTTACGCCCGCGACACTCGCCGGTTGCGCGATTGGACGAGCACGGTTCCCGGTCCGGCGAAATCGAGGACGAGTCCTTCGCCCGTTCGCAGCGATTGCGGTCCGCTCGGGTCGAGTGCGCGCAACCGGCATTGCACGGTGTCGGGATAGGCGAGGAGATAGTCCGGGCGCACGGTGACGATCTCGCCGCGGCCGAGGTCGAACGAGTCCACCGGGCCGGGCGCGGTGAGCAGGAGCGGGCCGCGGCCGCTGTAGTGCTCGAGGAACCCGGAATCGGCGCCGAACAACTGCTGCAGCGGCGCCCAGTTCTGGTCGACCCGGACCGTGCCCGGCCGGGCGAACACGCCGTCGCGGTGCACCGACCAGCCGGTCGACCCGGTCAATTCGAGCGGGTAGACGTCGCCGGGGCCGAGCGGGGCCAGGTCGACCCAGCCGCCTTCGGCCGGCGCGGTGAACACCGACGGACCGCCCTTGCGGCCGCGGTTCTGGTTCGTCTCGGCCACGTTGAAGCTGCTGGCCAGCAACGATTCCGCGGCGGCCTGCACGGCTTCGCCGGGGGCGAGCAGCACGCGGGCGACGCCGAATCCGGGCGTGTGCCTGGTGTGGACGCGCATGTCAGCGGGGGGTCGCGAGCGCGGCGCGCCCGGGCTGGTTGCGGACCAGAAACTGCATCAGAACTCTCCCCGTACTCCCCGGCTTGTGCCGGGAGAGTGTTGCACGACGGGCAGCAAGAGGGAGGATGGTCCGCGTGATCTCCGTCGACGAATACCGCGAGACCGTGACCGAACTGCTCGGCCGCGCGCCCGTCCGCACCGTTCCCGTCGCCGAGGCGGCCGGGCTCGTCCTGGCCCGCGACGTGCTCGCCGGGGTGGCGCTGCCGCCGTTCGACAACTCGGCGATGGACGGGTACGCGGTGCGCGCCGCGGACGTCGCCGACGTGCCGGTGACGCTCCCCGTGGCGGACGACATCCCGGCCGGGAGGGTCGACGTCAAACCGCTCGAACCGGGTACCGCTCAGCGGATCATGACCGGTGCGCCGCTGCCGCCGGGCGCGGACGCGATCGTGATGGTCGAGGACACCGACCGCGGGACCGCGGAAGTCCGGATCTCCCGCGCGGCGTCTGTCGGCAACCACATCCGCCGGACCGGCGAGGACGTGACGAAGGGGACCGTCGCGTTGCACGCGGGCACCGTGCTGAGCCACGCCCACCTCGGCCTGGCCGCGGCGGTCGGCTTGGCGGAACTGGAGGTGTACCGGCCGCTGTCGGTGCTGGTGGTGTCGACCGGAACCGAGCTGGTGGAAGCCCCGAACCCGTTGCAGCACGGGCAGATCTACGAATCGAACAGCGTGATGCTGGCGGCGGCGCTGCGGGAACTCGGGTGCCAGGTCGAGGTCGTCCGCAGCGTGGTCGACGACGTGGAGGAATTCCGCAAGATCATCGAGCCAAGGCTGGAGTCGGCGGACCTGCTGATCACGTCGGGCGGGGTGTCGGCGGGCGCGTACGAAGTGGTGAAGGACGCGCTGACCGGACAAGGCGTGGAATTCCAGAAAATCGCGATGCAACCGGGCGGCCCCCAGGGATGCGGCCGGTGGAACGGCGTGCCGGTGGTGACGCTGCCGGGGAATCCGGTGAGTGTGCTGGTGTCGTTCGAGGCGTTCCTGCGCCCGGCGGTGCTGTCGGCAATGGGCCATTCGGACGTGGACCGGCGCCGGGTGCGGGCTCGGCTGACTGAGGACATGACTTCACCGGCCGGGCGACGGCAGTATCGGCGGGGGTTCTTCACGCCGGTGCTTGGCGAGGTGACCGGGGTGGTCGGGCCGAAGGGTGGACCGGGGTCGCATTTGCTGGCGGCGTTTACGCAGGCGAATTGCTTGATCGTGCTGCCGGAGGAGGTTTCGGCTGCCTCGGAGGGGGATGAGGTTGAGGTGCTGCTGCTTTAGTTTTGGGTGGCGTCTGTGCGGCTTTAGCTTTGGGCGAGCGAGGTCTGCGGCAGCGGGTTTGGGTTGAGGCGGCTGGGCTGGCCTAGGCCGGGGCCCCTTGGCGTTCCGGCGAGCGGATCGTTCATCACGTCACGCTCGAGGCCCGGCACCGAGCTTCCCCGCTTAGCTGGATTCCGTGCGCCGGAGCCTCTTTCCGCCCCAAACCCCGGGAGACGCGACCCCCGCCCTCCTCTGGGGGACGGCCCTGCTCCAGTCTATCCACCCCCACCGACAACCCCAGCCCCTTCGACCGGGTTGTCCACAGCAAGCGCGACTTGGGGAAAGTCCCGCTCCCGCCGCAGCGGACCCACCAGCAGCACCCCCAGCGACACCAGCTGAACCCCCACCATCGCGAACATCGCCACCCGCACCCCGGCCGCCTGGCCGAGCGCTCCGCCGACCAGGGCGCCCAGCGGGATCGTGCCATAGTTGATCATCGACGAACTCGCGCTGATCCGCCCATAGAGATGGCGCGGGCAATACCGCTGCCGGAACGTCGCGCCGAGCACATTCGACCCCACCACCCCCGCCGCGATGCCGGCTCCGGCGAGGACGAACAGCGTCAAACCCCACCCGGGCTGGGCGAGCGGGCCGAGCAGCATGGCGGGGACCACCAAGGCCTCGCACCACAGGAAACCCCACGCAGTACCGGTTCGGCGGGCGACTCGGCTCACCAGTGTCGCGCCTAGGACACCGCCTACCTCGCCCAGGGCGAGCACGAGTCCGACAGAAAACGGGCCTTGGCCCAAATCCTCGACCAAGAAGACCACGGCCACCGCATAGAAGCCGTTCAGCGCCAGGTTCGCGACCCCGCCGGACAAGACCAAAACCCGCAGGTAAGCGTCTCGTGCCACGATTCGCGTGCCTTCGGCGATTTCGGAAAGCAAGCGCGTTCGAGGGCGCGGAGGCGGCTCATCCGCACGAAGGAAACCTAGACACAGAGCGGAAAACCCGAAGCTCACCGCATCCACGAGCACACCGCTGACCGGACCGAACGCGGAAGCCAGCAATCCCGCCAGACCAGGGCCGCCTACTTGTGCCGCAGATTCCGCGCCTTGCAGCCGGACGTTGACTCCCAACAGGGCGGCATCGTCCACAACGGACGGAAGGAAGGCCCGATAAGCGAGGGTGAAGAAAACTTTGGCGAAGCCGCCGACCAAAGCGGCGGACAAGAGCACCGCAAAAGAAAGAAGGCCAACGGACCACGAAACAGGAACCGCGAGGAAAGCTGCCATCTGGATGACGTCACAGACCAGCATCACCCGCCGTTTGGGCCATCGGTCGACCCAAGCCCCGGCGGGCAAACCCACCGCGAGCCAGGGAAGCCAAGCCGCCGCGGTCAGAGAAGCGACTTCGAACGTCGAGGCATGCAGCACGAGCAACGCCACCAACGGCACCGACGCACTGGCCACCGCGCTGCCGACCGTGCTGACTGTCTGCCCAGTCCACAAGAGACGGAACGCGGCCCCCTTCACGGCTGCGCTCGGAAACCGCGCCCAAAGACGAAAACCGGCTGTCGTTCACCAGAAGGGTCCGCAGCCGCCTTAGCGCCGAATTCCTCGAACAGCGCCAAGATCCGCTCGTTCAGCTCCGCCAATTCCAACGGCGTCAACCGCATCCACGCATCAGACGAGAACCACGCGTCCCGCCATTCCGCCGGAGCCGTCTCCATTTCCGAAAGCCAGGTCCGCGCCAACGTCATCTGCCGGTCCAGGCTCACCGCCTCCGCGACGTCCGCCACCGGATCTCCGGCGAAGTCCGAGGTGGCCCACGACAACGAACCCGAGGGACGCCGCCACCACCGCTCCCGCCGGTCGCGCGCCAGCTCCGGCGCCTCGACCACCAAACCGGCCCCGGAGAGCACCTTCAGATGGTGGCTCACGTTGCCCACCGCCTGCCCGGTTTTCTCCGCGAGTACCGACGCGGTGGCCGGACCGTCGAGTTTCAGCACGTCCAGCAAGCGGCGGCGCAGCGGATGCGACATCGCGGCCAGCACCTGGGAATCGCGTACCTCCATGATGCACAAGAGTAGTTGTACAACAGCTCTTGTGCAATGGCCGAAGGTATCCTCGCGGACATGGGCATCATCCTGTGGATCGTCTTCGGCGCGCTGGTCGGCTGGATCGCGAACCTCGTGGTCGGCGGCCGGGAACGACAGCGGCAGGGCTGTCTCGTCAGCGTGCTGGTCGGCGTGGTCGGGGCGGCCCTCGGCGGCTTCATCTACCGGCTCGCGACCGGCGAGCAGCAGCACTTCGAATTCGATTTCCCGAGCTTCGGCGTCGCCATCCTCGGCGCGATCGTGCTGCTGCTCGTGTTGCGGCTGGTCAGCGCCGCGACCTCGCGCCGGCGCGATCGTGACCGTTGGTAACAGTTTCCCGACGATCTGTCAGAACACCTGGGCAGCGGGCTAAACTGATCCGTTCCGCGCCCGGGTGCGTGCTTCGTCGGGGGACGCATGCACCCGGGCCGCGTCGCGCACGAGCCGGGCCGCCTGCGCGGGGTCGACGAGCTGGGGAATGGGCGTCGAGAGGACATCCCGGCGCCAGGCGCGCAACAGCTGCGCGAGCAGATCGGGTACCGACATCGTCTCCCTCGCCAGGTCGGCCCGGGCACCGGTCCCGAGCGGCGTCAACTACTCGGTGTTATCGGATTGTTCGACGCGTCGTTACCGGTTTGTGGTCGCGCCCACCCGCGCCGGGACAACCCTTACGACCAGGGCCTGCCGGGTCCGCCGCAGGCGGGCGGTAGCGTGGGGAAGCCCAAATCGGACCCTTACACCGACCGAGACGAACAGCGGGGAACTCGACCCATGAGCGGCCAGCCCACCGGTAACCCCCTCGCGCACGCCGTCCAGCTGGCCCGCGAGACGTTCCCGCCGATGCACCCGGCAGGACGGCCGTTCCTCCTCGGCGGCCTCGCCGCGACCTTCGTGCTGCGCCGGTTCTCCAAGCGCCTCGGCGTGGCCGGCGCGCTCGCCACCGCGGGCATAACGGCGTTCTTCCGCGAGCCGAAGCGCGTGCCCCCGGTCCGGGACAACGTCGCGATCTCGGCCGCCGACGGCACCGTCTCGCTCATCGAGGAAGCGGTGCCGCCCGCCGAGCTCGGCCTTCCCGCCGAACCGCGGATGCGGGTGAGCGTGTTCCTGTCGGTCTACGACGTGCACGTCCAGCGCACGCCGGCGGCCGGCGTGATCTCGAAGGTCGCGTACAAGCCGGGCAAGTTCCTTTCGGCGGACCTCGACAAGGCGAGCGAGGTCAACGAGCGCAATTCGCTGGTGCTGCACACCGTCGACGGCCACGAGCTCGTCGTCGTGCAGATCGCCGGGCTGGTCGCGCGCCGGATCCGGTGCGACGTCCGCGAGGGCGACAAGGTGGCCGCCGGCGAGACCTACGGCATCATCCGCTTCGGCTCGCGCGTCGACACTTACCTGCCGCCGGGAAGCAAGGTCGTGGTGGCCAAGGGCCAGCGCACCGTCGGCGGCGAAACCGTGCTCGCCGAACTTCCTGCGCAGGGAGAAAGCTGACCATGGTCCGCGTGACCACCCCGGGCGTCCGGCTGCTGCCGAACGCGATCACCGTGCTCGCGCTCTGCGCCGGACTCTCCTCGGTGCAGTTCGCCCTCGCCGGCAACTACGCCATGGCGATCGGCTCGATCGGCATCGCCGCCGTCCTCGACAGCCTCGACGGCCGCATCGCCCGGCTGCTCGACGCGACGTCCAAAATGGGCGCCGAACTCGACTCGCTGTCCGACGGCATCTCGTTCGGCGTCGCGCCCGCGCTGGTGCTCTACGTCTGGCAGGCGCACGGCGACCGGATCGGCTGGGTCGCGTCGCTGATCTTCGCGGTCTGCATGATCCTGCGGCTCGCCCGCTTCAACACGCTGCTCGACGACACCGACCAGCCGCCGTACGCCGCCGAGTTCTTCGTCGGCGTGCCCGCTCCGGCCGGCGGGCTGGTCGCGATGCTGCCGCTGATCGCCACGCTGCAGTGGGGC
The nucleotide sequence above comes from Amycolatopsis sp. AA4. Encoded proteins:
- a CDS encoding serine/threonine-protein kinase; the encoded protein is MTGDVSGDLTGRQLGHYRIDSVLGKGGMSVTYQATDTRLGRKVALKVIGDHLGADAEFRERFVDEARNTSAIDHANVVPLYDFGELEGMLYIAMRMVDGGDLAGLMSAGPISPARALSLLDQVADALDTLHNHGLVHLDVKPANVLVTSRETSREHVYVADFGLTRRGATGHRTRGGDFLGSPTYAAPEHLRGEPLDGRTDQYALTCVLFACLTGNPPFRGDVPTVIKGHLGGEPPSVASVVALPAAVDDVIRKGMAKNPNDRYPNCVAMIAAARVALGSLATSDTPPGPARPNGLPEAAMQQGPDSNGGPGSGGPGAPGAGGPGGPGAAGPGSQPGGPGAAGQGAPGVGAPGAPGGQGVPGGWGAPQPGQPGQGGYPAQGGYGGPAGYGNQPPPGYPAQPGQPQPGQPQQGYPGQAPQGPPPGYGYPGQPGQPGQPGPGQTQQGPPPGYGGYPNQPGYPGQPNQQGHPTQAFGDPMRLRPPSPAGGAGAFEKQPKSGGLKWLWIALGVLVVAGLVVGAIFLFGGDDNGNGGTGPASSAPNIPVGPGGSKSGGPSSLRPPPSSIHIQPSH
- a CDS encoding cold-shock protein; translation: MAVGTVKWFNSEKGYGFIESPEGPDVFVHYSAIQADGFRTLDEGDRVEFEVQSGRDGRSQAADVRKV
- a CDS encoding AIM24 family protein codes for the protein MRVHTRHTPGFGVARVLLAPGEAVQAAAESLLASSFNVAETNQNRGRKGGPSVFTAPAEGGWVDLAPLGPGDVYPLELTGSTGWSVHRDGVFARPGTVRVDQNWAPLQQLFGADSGFLEHYSGRGPLLLTAPGPVDSFDLGRGEIVTVRPDYLLAYPDTVQCRLRALDPSGPQSLRTGEGLVLDFAGPGTVLVQSRNRRVSRA
- the glp gene encoding gephyrin-like molybdotransferase Glp — protein: MISVDEYRETVTELLGRAPVRTVPVAEAAGLVLARDVLAGVALPPFDNSAMDGYAVRAADVADVPVTLPVADDIPAGRVDVKPLEPGTAQRIMTGAPLPPGADAIVMVEDTDRGTAEVRISRAASVGNHIRRTGEDVTKGTVALHAGTVLSHAHLGLAAAVGLAELEVYRPLSVLVVSTGTELVEAPNPLQHGQIYESNSVMLAAALRELGCQVEVVRSVVDDVEEFRKIIEPRLESADLLITSGGVSAGAYEVVKDALTGQGVEFQKIAMQPGGPQGCGRWNGVPVVTLPGNPVSVLVSFEAFLRPAVLSAMGHSDVDRRRVRARLTEDMTSPAGRRQYRRGFFTPVLGEVTGVVGPKGGPGSHLLAAFTQANCLIVLPEEVSAASEGDEVEVLLL
- a CDS encoding MFS transporter, yielding MKGAAFRLLWTGQTVSTVGSAVASASVPLVALLVLHASTFEVASLTAAAWLPWLAVGLPAGAWVDRWPKRRVMLVCDVIQMAAFLAVPVSWSVGLLSFAVLLSAALVGGFAKVFFTLAYRAFLPSVVDDAALLGVNVRLQGAESAAQVGGPGLAGLLASAFGPVSGVLVDAVSFGFSALCLGFLRADEPPPRPRTRLLSEIAEGTRIVARDAYLRVLVLSGGVANLALNGFYAVAVVFLVEDLGQGPFSVGLVLALGEVGGVLGATLVSRVARRTGTAWGFLWCEALVVPAMLLGPLAQPGWGLTLFVLAGAGIAAGVVGSNVLGATFRQRYCPRHLYGRISASSSMINYGTIPLGALVGGALGQAAGVRVAMFAMVGVQLVSLGVLLVGPLRRERDFPQVALAVDNPVEGAGVVGGGG
- a CDS encoding helix-turn-helix transcriptional regulator, with the protein product MEVRDSQVLAAMSHPLRRRLLDVLKLDGPATASVLAEKTGQAVGNVSHHLKVLSGAGLVVEAPELARDRRERWWRRPSGSLSWATSDFAGDPVADVAEAVSLDRQMTLARTWLSEMETAPAEWRDAWFSSDAWMRLTPLELAELNERILALFEEFGAKAAADPSGERQPVFVFGRGFRAQP
- a CDS encoding GlsB/YeaQ/YmgE family stress response membrane protein — protein: MGIILWIVFGALVGWIANLVVGGRERQRQGCLVSVLVGVVGAALGGFIYRLATGEQQHFEFDFPSFGVAILGAIVLLLVLRLVSAATSRRRDRDRW
- a CDS encoding phosphatidylserine decarboxylase; the encoded protein is MSGQPTGNPLAHAVQLARETFPPMHPAGRPFLLGGLAATFVLRRFSKRLGVAGALATAGITAFFREPKRVPPVRDNVAISAADGTVSLIEEAVPPAELGLPAEPRMRVSVFLSVYDVHVQRTPAAGVISKVAYKPGKFLSADLDKASEVNERNSLVLHTVDGHELVVVQIAGLVARRIRCDVREGDKVAAGETYGIIRFGSRVDTYLPPGSKVVVAKGQRTVGGETVLAELPAQGES